A genomic segment from Janibacter sp. DB-40 encodes:
- a CDS encoding polyprenol monophosphomannose synthase, with translation MSPQVPDRPPEPRPPIERIAVLVPTYNERENLPVIVEQVRRAVPLADVLVIDDSSPDGTGDVADALAAADEHVAVLHRATKEGLGAAYLAGFRWALERDYDAIVEMDADGSHRPEHLPVMLDAATEADLVIGSRYVPGGRVVNWPAHRKAISVAGNVYIKAVLGMPVNDATAGYRVYRAETLRTIGLDDVESAGYCFQTDLTVRTVRAGLTVIEVPITFVEREIGDSKMDGDVVRESISRITVWGARHRMAQIRSLLDREPRWHRL, from the coding sequence ATGTCACCACAGGTGCCTGATCGTCCCCCCGAGCCGCGCCCGCCGATCGAGCGGATCGCCGTCCTCGTCCCCACGTACAACGAGCGTGAGAACCTGCCCGTCATCGTCGAGCAGGTGCGTCGGGCCGTCCCCCTGGCAGATGTGCTGGTCATCGACGACAGCTCGCCCGACGGCACCGGCGACGTGGCCGACGCGCTGGCCGCGGCCGACGAGCACGTCGCCGTCCTGCACCGGGCGACCAAGGAGGGGCTCGGCGCGGCCTACCTCGCGGGGTTCCGCTGGGCCCTGGAGCGTGACTACGACGCGATCGTCGAGATGGACGCGGACGGCTCGCACCGCCCGGAGCACCTGCCGGTCATGCTGGACGCGGCGACGGAGGCCGACCTCGTCATCGGCTCGCGGTACGTGCCCGGCGGCCGGGTCGTCAACTGGCCGGCGCATCGCAAGGCCATCAGCGTGGCCGGCAACGTCTACATCAAGGCCGTCCTCGGGATGCCCGTCAACGACGCGACGGCGGGGTACCGCGTGTACCGGGCCGAGACCCTGCGCACCATCGGCCTGGACGACGTGGAGAGCGCAGGGTACTGCTTCCAGACCGACCTGACGGTGCGCACCGTCCGAGCCGGCCTGACCGTCATCGAGGTGCCGATCACCTTCGTCGAGCGGGAGATCGGTGACTCCAAGATGGACGGTGACGTCGTGCGCGAATCGATCTCGCGGATCACCGTCTGGGGCGCACGGCACCGGATGGCGCAGATCCGCTCACTCCTGGACCGCGAGCCGAGGTGGCACCGACTGTGA
- the lnt gene encoding apolipoprotein N-acyltransferase: MGVIALPLPARLLLALAAGLLLWLSFPDHDIAVAAIGGVVLLGVAMWDVRARLGALLGFLAGFACFVPTLSWSGIYVGAFPWFALATFQSLYVALMGAVLVWLQRPLIRAGRVLPAALLIPVLWVLQELVRGTVPYGGFPWARIAFSQADSPLARWAAIGGAPLITLVVALVAVPLVLLVVTRRLPVVALALALVVGLGSWAVPVPTSGDSSARVGLVQGDVPQPGLDFNAERRQVLDNHVAGTEDLAADHDDLDLVIWPENASDIDPLRNPDAKAQIERAVDAVDTPLMVGAILDEPSPAVSNASLLYRPDGGEPERYVKQHPVPFAEYVPHREFYRLFSDKVDLVRVGFAKGDEDVAFRIEGEGGTFSAIPTICFEVAYDGLMRDAVRHGEDQGYPSLLVVQTNNATFGHTAESTQQYAISRIRAIEHGRSVAHVSTVGVSGFVNPDGSSTPTTELFTAAQPVDEVVLRSGLTVSDRLGPWVEWASGLLVVGAGALRLRKRLAGRLGDRRPSTPQTEDVTTGA, from the coding sequence GTGGGAGTGATCGCCCTGCCCCTGCCCGCACGCCTTCTCCTCGCCCTCGCCGCTGGACTCCTGCTGTGGCTGTCCTTCCCGGACCACGACATCGCGGTGGCAGCCATCGGGGGAGTGGTCCTCCTCGGCGTCGCCATGTGGGACGTGCGCGCCCGACTCGGCGCCCTCCTGGGCTTCCTGGCCGGCTTCGCCTGCTTCGTCCCGACCCTCAGCTGGTCGGGGATCTACGTCGGGGCCTTCCCGTGGTTCGCCCTGGCGACCTTCCAGTCGCTGTACGTGGCACTCATGGGTGCGGTGCTCGTGTGGCTGCAGCGTCCGCTGATCCGAGCGGGCCGGGTGCTCCCTGCCGCGCTGCTCATCCCGGTGCTGTGGGTGCTTCAGGAGCTGGTGCGGGGGACCGTCCCCTACGGCGGCTTCCCGTGGGCCCGGATCGCCTTCAGCCAGGCGGACTCCCCGCTGGCGCGGTGGGCCGCGATCGGTGGTGCGCCGCTGATCACCCTCGTCGTGGCCCTGGTGGCTGTGCCCCTGGTGCTCCTCGTCGTCACCCGCCGCCTGCCCGTCGTGGCCCTGGCCCTCGCGCTGGTGGTCGGGCTCGGCTCGTGGGCGGTCCCGGTGCCCACGAGCGGCGACAGCTCCGCCCGCGTGGGACTCGTGCAGGGCGATGTCCCGCAGCCCGGCCTCGACTTCAACGCCGAGCGCCGGCAGGTCCTGGACAACCACGTGGCCGGGACCGAGGACCTGGCAGCGGACCACGACGACCTCGACCTGGTGATCTGGCCGGAGAACGCCTCGGACATCGACCCCCTTCGCAATCCCGACGCGAAGGCACAGATCGAGCGTGCGGTCGACGCCGTGGACACGCCGCTGATGGTCGGCGCGATCCTCGACGAGCCGTCGCCGGCGGTGTCCAACGCCTCCCTGCTGTACCGGCCCGACGGTGGTGAGCCGGAGCGGTACGTCAAGCAGCACCCGGTCCCCTTCGCCGAGTACGTGCCGCACCGCGAGTTCTACCGCCTCTTCAGCGACAAGGTCGACCTCGTCCGGGTCGGTTTCGCGAAGGGGGATGAGGACGTCGCCTTCCGCATCGAGGGCGAGGGCGGTACCTTCTCCGCGATCCCGACGATCTGCTTCGAGGTCGCCTACGACGGCTTGATGCGCGACGCCGTGCGGCACGGGGAGGATCAGGGGTACCCGAGCCTGCTCGTCGTCCAGACCAACAACGCGACCTTCGGCCACACCGCCGAGTCGACGCAGCAATACGCCATCTCCCGCATCCGGGCCATCGAGCACGGTCGCAGCGTGGCCCACGTGTCCACGGTCGGTGTCTCCGGATTCGTCAACCCCGACGGGAGCTCCACGCCCACGACCGAGCTGTTCACCGCGGCCCAGCCGGTCGACGAGGTCGTGCTGCGCAGCGGCCTGACCGTCTCCGACCGCCTGGGGCCGTGGGTCGAGTGGGCCAGCGGCCTCCTGGTCGTCGGGGCCGGTGCACTTCGCCTGCGCAAGCGACTCGCGGGTAGGCTCGGAGACCGTCGACCCTCCACCCCGCAGACCGAGGATGTCACCACAGGTGCCTGA
- a CDS encoding AsnC family transcriptional regulator, with protein sequence MEAADRHIVDLLRQDGRMSFTDLGKAVGLSTSAVHQRVRRLEERGVISGYAAVVDPTALGTPLTAFVSVTPLDPRDPDDIPDRLRGIEQIDACYSVAGDANYMLRVRVGTPQDLEELLARVRTAGGVSTRTTIVLTTPWE encoded by the coding sequence ATGGAAGCCGCTGACCGCCACATCGTCGATCTCCTGCGCCAGGACGGTCGGATGAGCTTCACCGACCTCGGCAAGGCCGTCGGTCTGTCCACGTCGGCGGTGCACCAGCGCGTGCGGCGACTCGAGGAGCGCGGGGTGATCTCCGGGTACGCCGCGGTGGTCGACCCGACCGCTCTGGGGACGCCCCTGACGGCATTCGTCTCCGTGACACCGCTCGACCCCCGCGACCCCGACGACATCCCCGACCGGCTGCGCGGCATCGAGCAGATCGACGCCTGCTACTCCGTGGCCGGGGACGCCAACTACATGCTGCGCGTGCGGGTCGGCACGCCGCAGGACCTCGAGGAGCTGCTGGCCAGGGTGCGGACGGCAGGCGGGGTCTCCACCCGTACGACCATCGTGCTGACGACCCCGTGGGAGTGA
- a CDS encoding 5'-3' exonuclease, which yields MSVPASERLLLLDSASLYFRAFYGVPARSGGPSGTPTNAVAGFLDMIATLVTRYRPTHLAACWDDDWRPQWRVDAIPTYKAHRVAEDAADGEDVPDELEPQVPVIAAALAAIGIPRIGAADYEADDVIGTLAMRYRGRMPVDVVTGDRDLFQLVDDASATRVLYTARGGVRQPDVITQAFLEEKYGVSTGDAYLDMAALRGDTSDGLPGVKGIGEKTAAVLIREFGSLAGVREALAAGDPRLKGARRSNLEAASDYLDVAPLVVRVAHDVPVGDLDLHLPGDIADPAAMSRLALDHALTGPFERVGSALRSD from the coding sequence ATGTCCGTCCCGGCGAGTGAACGCCTGCTCCTGCTCGACTCCGCATCCCTGTACTTCCGCGCCTTCTACGGGGTCCCGGCCCGCAGCGGTGGTCCCTCGGGGACCCCCACCAATGCGGTCGCCGGTTTCCTCGACATGATCGCCACCCTCGTCACCCGCTACCGGCCCACGCACCTGGCGGCCTGCTGGGACGACGACTGGCGGCCGCAGTGGCGGGTCGACGCGATCCCGACCTACAAGGCCCACCGTGTCGCCGAGGACGCCGCCGACGGGGAGGACGTCCCCGACGAGCTCGAGCCACAGGTCCCGGTCATCGCCGCGGCACTGGCGGCGATCGGCATCCCCCGCATCGGGGCTGCGGACTACGAGGCCGACGACGTCATCGGGACCCTCGCGATGCGCTACCGCGGACGCATGCCCGTCGACGTCGTGACCGGCGACCGGGACCTCTTCCAGCTGGTGGACGACGCGTCGGCCACGCGGGTGCTCTACACCGCGCGTGGCGGGGTCCGCCAGCCCGATGTCATCACGCAGGCCTTCCTCGAGGAGAAGTACGGGGTCTCCACGGGTGACGCCTACCTCGACATGGCGGCCCTGCGCGGGGACACCAGCGACGGGCTCCCCGGGGTCAAGGGCATCGGGGAGAAGACCGCCGCCGTCCTCATCCGCGAGTTCGGCTCACTCGCCGGTGTGCGCGAGGCGCTCGCGGCCGGCGACCCGCGGCTCAAGGGCGCCCGACGGTCGAATCTGGAGGCGGCCTCCGACTACCTCGACGTCGCACCGCTCGTCGTGCGCGTCGCCCACGACGTCCCGGTCGGTGACCTCGATCTTCACCTGCCCGGCGACATCGCCGACCCCGCGGCGATGAGCCGGCTCGCCCTCGACCACGCCCTGACCGGCCCCTTCGAGCGGGTGGGCAGCGCCCTTCGCTCCGACTGA
- a CDS encoding DEAD/DEAH box helicase, whose amino-acid sequence MSSPAERYAASRRRGRGELAAFTATYDFDLDPFQLEGCEAVEAGNGVLVAAPTGAGKTVVGEFAVHLALARGQKAFYTTPIKALSNQKYHELVATHGQDNVGLLTGDVSVNGEAPVVVMTTEVLRNMIYGGSTTLDTLAFVVMDEVHYLADRFRGAVWEEVIIHLPRSVQVISLSATVSNAEEFGDWLAEVRGGTEVVVSEERPVPLWQHMQVGRDVYDLFVDEEDAAAGSPAKVNPELFDAIRDRVRGTEDDPRMHRGGGRGGRDRRGGRDRRRGQGPGGRPRAGGGRFGGAASRTEVIRELDRDGLLPAITFIFSRAGCDGAVGQLLASDMRLISEREGERNRRTVEERAAVLEGEDLDVLGYHQFVAGISAGFAAHHAGMLPLFREIVEELFTAGRIRAVFATETLALGINMPARTVVLEKLVKFNGESHVEITPAEYTQLTGRAGRRGIDVEGHALVVWSRGLDPMAVAGLASTRTYPLRSSFKPTYNMAVNLVAQVGRQTAKEVLETSFAQFQADRAVVGLATKVREQQESLDAYAEAMHCHLGDFREYAALRRRITDVEKEGKRRRGANRRAEIAVSLEALRVGDIIRIGGRRSGLALVIAPPRSYKGEESAPTVLTEHKQVRRLVPADLDGPVSAFGKLAIPRGFNPKSTKQRTDLATTLRIKAPDEQAPSVRSRATEAAQGEDERLEQLRRQLKDHPCHQCPEREVHARWAQRWWKLKRETSSLQRKVEHRTNSVAQTFERICVVLTRLGYLDVDGESVTDLGGRLRRLYTEKDLLAAECLRGGAWSRLDPAELAAVVSMLVHEPRREEHDPFPRLPTDGVSDAWQDMLQRWSELEDLESEHALPATGEPDGGIAWAVHRWASGRRLDEVLSGSDLTAGDFVRRCKQVVDLLGQVGDAAPEPHLRTVARTAVDKVRRGVVAADRLD is encoded by the coding sequence ATGTCCTCGCCCGCCGAACGCTATGCCGCGTCCCGCCGCAGGGGGCGCGGGGAGCTGGCCGCCTTCACCGCGACCTACGACTTCGACCTGGACCCCTTCCAGCTGGAGGGGTGTGAGGCCGTCGAGGCCGGGAACGGCGTGCTCGTCGCCGCCCCGACCGGCGCCGGCAAGACGGTCGTCGGGGAGTTCGCCGTCCACCTGGCCCTCGCGCGGGGCCAGAAGGCCTTCTACACCACCCCGATCAAGGCGCTGAGCAACCAGAAGTACCACGAGCTCGTCGCCACGCACGGCCAGGACAACGTCGGCCTGCTCACCGGGGACGTCTCGGTCAACGGCGAGGCACCGGTGGTCGTCATGACCACGGAGGTGCTGCGCAACATGATCTACGGGGGATCGACCACCCTCGACACCCTCGCCTTCGTCGTCATGGACGAGGTCCACTACCTGGCCGACCGCTTCCGGGGTGCCGTGTGGGAGGAGGTCATCATCCACCTGCCCCGCTCGGTGCAGGTGATCTCCCTGTCGGCGACGGTGAGCAATGCCGAGGAGTTCGGCGACTGGCTCGCGGAGGTCCGGGGCGGCACCGAGGTCGTCGTCTCGGAGGAGCGGCCCGTCCCGCTGTGGCAGCACATGCAGGTCGGTCGTGACGTGTACGACCTCTTCGTCGACGAGGAGGACGCCGCGGCCGGGTCGCCGGCCAAGGTCAACCCCGAGCTGTTCGACGCCATCCGCGACAGGGTGCGCGGCACCGAGGACGACCCGCGGATGCACCGCGGCGGTGGTCGCGGGGGACGCGACCGCCGAGGTGGCCGCGATCGACGCCGCGGCCAGGGCCCCGGCGGTCGGCCCCGCGCAGGAGGCGGCCGGTTCGGTGGTGCGGCCTCCCGCACGGAGGTCATCCGCGAGCTCGACCGCGACGGCCTGCTGCCGGCGATCACCTTCATCTTCAGCCGCGCCGGCTGTGACGGCGCCGTCGGGCAGCTACTGGCGAGCGACATGCGCCTGATCTCCGAGCGCGAGGGCGAGCGCAACCGCCGCACCGTCGAGGAGCGCGCGGCCGTCCTCGAGGGCGAGGACCTCGACGTCCTCGGCTACCACCAGTTCGTCGCCGGCATCTCGGCCGGCTTCGCCGCGCACCACGCCGGGATGCTGCCGCTCTTCCGGGAGATCGTCGAGGAGCTGTTCACAGCCGGCCGGATCCGGGCCGTCTTCGCCACCGAGACGCTCGCCCTGGGCATCAACATGCCCGCGCGCACGGTTGTCCTCGAGAAGCTCGTGAAGTTCAACGGCGAGTCGCACGTCGAGATCACGCCGGCGGAGTACACCCAGCTGACCGGCCGTGCCGGCAGGCGAGGGATCGACGTCGAGGGCCACGCGCTCGTCGTGTGGTCGCGCGGACTGGACCCGATGGCGGTGGCCGGTCTCGCCTCGACCCGGACCTACCCCCTTCGCTCCAGCTTCAAGCCCACGTACAACATGGCGGTCAACCTCGTCGCCCAGGTGGGGCGGCAGACGGCCAAGGAGGTGCTGGAGACCTCCTTCGCCCAGTTCCAGGCCGACCGCGCGGTCGTCGGGCTGGCGACGAAGGTGCGCGAGCAGCAGGAGTCCCTCGACGCCTACGCCGAGGCGATGCACTGCCACCTCGGTGACTTCCGCGAGTACGCGGCCCTGCGACGCCGGATCACCGACGTCGAGAAGGAGGGCAAGCGTCGCCGGGGTGCCAACCGGCGGGCCGAGATCGCCGTCTCCCTCGAGGCCCTGCGGGTCGGTGACATCATCCGCATCGGCGGACGCCGCTCCGGCCTGGCGCTCGTCATCGCACCGCCGCGCTCGTACAAGGGGGAGGAGTCCGCCCCGACCGTGCTGACCGAGCACAAGCAGGTGCGTCGCCTCGTGCCGGCCGACCTGGACGGTCCCGTCAGTGCCTTCGGGAAGCTGGCGATCCCGCGGGGCTTCAACCCCAAGTCGACCAAGCAGCGCACCGACCTCGCGACCACGCTGCGGATCAAGGCGCCCGACGAGCAGGCCCCGAGCGTGCGCTCCCGGGCCACGGAGGCGGCGCAGGGTGAGGACGAGCGCCTCGAGCAGCTGCGCCGGCAGCTGAAGGACCACCCCTGCCACCAGTGCCCGGAGCGCGAGGTGCACGCGCGGTGGGCGCAGCGGTGGTGGAAGCTCAAGCGCGAGACCTCGTCGCTGCAGCGCAAGGTCGAGCACCGCACGAACTCCGTCGCCCAGACCTTCGAGCGCATCTGCGTCGTGCTCACCCGGCTGGGCTACCTCGACGTCGACGGCGAGAGCGTGACCGACCTGGGTGGGCGACTGCGGCGCCTCTACACCGAGAAGGACCTCCTCGCCGCGGAGTGCCTGCGCGGGGGAGCGTGGTCGCGGCTCGACCCCGCCGAGCTGGCCGCCGTGGTCTCGATGCTCGTCCACGAGCCCCGGCGGGAGGAGCACGATCCCTTCCCGCGCCTGCCGACCGACGGGGTGTCCGACGCGTGGCAGGACATGCTGCAGCGCTGGAGCGAGCTGGAGGACCTCGAGAGCGAGCACGCGCTGCCCGCGACCGGGGAGCCCGACGGCGGCATCGCCTGGGCCGTGCACCGGTGGGCGAGCGGTCGCCGGCTCGACGAGGTGCTCAGCGGGTCGGACCTGACGGCCGGGGACTTCGTGCGCCGGTGCAAGCAGGTCGTCGACCTCCTCGGGCAGGTCGGGGACGCGGCGCCCGAGCCGCACCTGAGGACCGTGGCGCGCACGGCCGTCGACAAGGTGCGCCGGGGAGTCGTTGCGGCCGATCGGTTGGACTGA
- the tatC gene encoding twin-arginine translocase subunit TatC has protein sequence MTRRDRMPKDPEGRMPLKEHLLEFRNRLMVAATAIVVGAIVGWVLYDGVTVGDLTYAGVYEQLTLPFDQYKDSNPESAAALLNYGNATSAFTTQLGISIFTGVIISSPIWVWQIWAFILPGLTRREKRISLGVFFTAIPLFLTGCFFAYITLPKALIILFGFTPEDGKSSNIQQASDYFAFVTRFILAFGLAWLLPVFLVGLVAIGVLSGRTLLKSWRVAILLIFVASAIITPTPDPFTMFLLAGPLCVLYFIALGVALLIDRRRVQRGEEPDWSHLSDDEASPLT, from the coding sequence ATGACCCGACGCGACCGCATGCCCAAGGACCCCGAGGGGCGGATGCCCCTGAAGGAGCACCTCCTCGAGTTCCGCAACCGCTTGATGGTCGCGGCCACCGCGATCGTCGTCGGGGCGATCGTCGGGTGGGTGCTCTACGACGGGGTCACGGTCGGTGACCTCACCTACGCCGGAGTCTACGAGCAGCTGACGCTGCCCTTCGACCAGTACAAGGACTCCAACCCCGAGAGCGCCGCCGCGCTGCTGAACTACGGCAATGCCACATCGGCGTTCACGACGCAGCTGGGGATCTCCATCTTCACCGGAGTCATCATCTCCAGCCCGATCTGGGTGTGGCAGATCTGGGCGTTCATCCTCCCCGGGCTGACCCGCCGGGAGAAGCGGATCTCCCTCGGCGTCTTCTTCACGGCGATCCCCCTCTTCCTCACCGGGTGCTTCTTCGCCTACATCACCCTCCCGAAGGCCCTGATCATCCTCTTCGGCTTCACCCCGGAGGACGGCAAGTCGAGCAACATCCAGCAGGCGAGCGACTACTTCGCCTTCGTCACCCGGTTCATCCTCGCCTTCGGCCTCGCCTGGCTGCTGCCGGTCTTCCTCGTCGGCCTGGTCGCGATCGGGGTCCTCTCGGGACGCACCCTGCTCAAGTCGTGGCGGGTGGCCATCCTGCTGATCTTCGTCGCGTCGGCGATCATCACCCCGACACCGGACCCGTTCACGATGTTCCTGCTCGCCGGTCCGCTGTGCGTCCTCTACTTCATCGCCCTCGGGGTCGCGCTGCTAATCGACCGGCGACGGGTCCAGCGCGGCGAGGAACCCGACTGGTCGCACCTGTCCGACGACGAGGCCTCACCGCTGACATAG
- the tatA gene encoding Sec-independent protein translocase subunit TatA: MPSLGPMEIILILVVILLLFGFKKLPDAARSIGKSARVFKAEVSEMKEEDRQREAEKSARESGTVESTTSERRPADDAKPRTDNESGPVA, translated from the coding sequence ATGCCCAGCCTGGGTCCCATGGAGATCATCCTCATCCTGGTGGTCATCCTCCTCCTCTTCGGTTTCAAGAAGCTGCCCGACGCCGCGCGGAGCATCGGCAAGTCGGCCCGCGTCTTCAAGGCCGAGGTCAGCGAGATGAAGGAAGAGGACCGCCAGCGCGAGGCGGAGAAGTCCGCCCGCGAGTCCGGCACGGTCGAGTCGACCACGAGCGAGCGCAGGCCCGCCGACGACGCCAAGCCGCGTACGGACAACGAGTCCGGCCCGGTTGCCTGA
- a CDS encoding YafY family protein, with translation MSTRQPVESATSRVERLLTMVPWLASRQGIEIERAAAGLGITEKQLRADLDLLFMCGYGPMPDELIEASYEGGRVFVTNADAISRPLRLTVDEAISLIVGLRSLAASGAGETSAVERALTKLEGAAGAIPGVERVVVVEDDTETGHVLADLRDALTAGRRVHLGYHVPSRDEHTERDVDPMRLARVEGHWYLEGWCHRAQDVRLFRADRIEDVRVLDQPAELPEGVTGRDLSAGAYQGGAEDVAVRLRLAPGAHWVAEYYPVTDRTPDGADLLVTLPSSNEGFIQRLVLRLGGDVRVVEPTSLRASVVDRARSALEAYRP, from the coding sequence ATGAGCACCCGCCAGCCCGTGGAGTCGGCCACCAGCCGCGTCGAGCGGCTGCTGACGATGGTCCCGTGGCTCGCCAGCCGCCAGGGGATCGAGATCGAGCGCGCGGCAGCCGGGCTCGGCATCACCGAGAAGCAGCTGCGCGCCGACCTCGACCTGCTCTTCATGTGCGGGTACGGCCCGATGCCGGACGAGCTCATCGAGGCCAGCTACGAGGGCGGTCGTGTCTTCGTCACCAACGCGGACGCGATCTCCCGCCCCCTTCGCCTGACCGTGGACGAGGCCATCTCCCTCATCGTGGGCCTGCGGTCGCTCGCCGCGTCCGGCGCGGGGGAGACCAGCGCGGTCGAGCGTGCCCTGACCAAGCTGGAGGGCGCCGCCGGAGCCATCCCGGGCGTCGAGCGCGTCGTCGTCGTCGAGGACGACACGGAGACCGGTCACGTCCTCGCCGACCTGCGTGACGCCCTCACGGCCGGACGTCGGGTGCACCTCGGGTACCACGTGCCCAGCCGGGACGAGCACACCGAGCGCGACGTCGACCCGATGCGCCTGGCCCGGGTCGAGGGGCACTGGTACCTCGAGGGCTGGTGCCATCGTGCGCAGGACGTGCGGCTCTTCCGGGCCGACCGCATCGAGGACGTCCGGGTGCTCGACCAGCCGGCCGAGCTGCCCGAGGGCGTGACCGGCCGCGACCTCAGCGCCGGCGCCTACCAGGGGGGCGCCGAGGACGTGGCCGTCCGCCTGCGTCTGGCACCCGGGGCGCACTGGGTCGCCGAGTACTACCCGGTCACCGACCGCACGCCGGACGGCGCCGACCTCCTGGTCACCCTGCCCTCGAGCAACGAGGGATTCATCCAGCGGCTCGTGCTGCGTCTGGGGGGCGACGTGCGGGTCGTCGAACCCACCTCGTTGAGAGCCTCGGTGGTCGACCGCGCCCGGTCCGCACTGGAGGCCTACCGGCCCTGA
- a CDS encoding WYL domain-containing protein, with product MAAPNTPKAKAERLLNLTMSLLSSRIPLPKQRIRHLVEAYRSVESDEAFDRMFERDKDDLRAMGVPLVTEDIGVFEDEQGYRIDRRDYDLPPIELTAQELAVVGLASRAWAHAAMAGTAATAWRKVAAGDEVSEDPFVGLEPHVGGGEPAFEPLKDAVLTSATVRFDYARPGEGEPRSRHVEPWYLTAWHGRWYLVGHDLDRSAPRVFRLSRVASAVTTTGEGATQPVPGDLDPVSMIAATDGGEPQAGPAVLRVRVGTGHVLRRRARTVTSLDDQWDRVDLDHGDTATVAAEIASHGPDVVVEEPAQLRQDVVERLRAVVGAHEEVPA from the coding sequence GTGGCGGCACCCAACACACCCAAGGCCAAGGCCGAGCGCCTGCTGAACCTGACGATGAGCCTGCTGTCGTCGCGGATCCCGCTGCCCAAGCAGCGGATCCGGCACCTGGTCGAGGCCTACCGCAGCGTCGAGTCGGACGAGGCCTTCGACCGGATGTTCGAGCGCGACAAGGACGACCTGCGGGCCATGGGCGTGCCACTGGTCACCGAGGACATCGGTGTCTTCGAGGACGAGCAGGGTTACCGGATCGACCGGCGGGACTACGACCTGCCTCCGATCGAGCTCACCGCGCAGGAGCTGGCGGTCGTCGGACTCGCCAGCCGGGCCTGGGCGCACGCGGCGATGGCGGGGACCGCGGCGACCGCGTGGCGCAAGGTCGCTGCCGGGGACGAGGTGAGCGAGGACCCCTTCGTCGGTCTCGAGCCCCACGTCGGGGGCGGCGAGCCCGCCTTCGAGCCACTCAAGGACGCAGTCCTGACGTCGGCCACCGTCCGCTTCGACTACGCCCGGCCGGGGGAGGGGGAGCCCCGCTCCCGCCACGTCGAGCCCTGGTACCTCACCGCGTGGCACGGCCGCTGGTACCTCGTCGGCCACGACCTCGACCGGTCCGCTCCGCGCGTCTTCCGTCTCTCCCGCGTGGCCTCCGCGGTGACCACCACGGGCGAGGGCGCCACGCAGCCCGTACCCGGTGACCTCGACCCCGTCTCGATGATCGCGGCGACCGACGGCGGGGAGCCGCAGGCCGGTCCCGCCGTGCTGCGGGTCCGGGTCGGGACCGGGCACGTGCTGCGCCGGCGTGCCCGCACCGTGACCTCCCTCGACGACCAGTGGGACCGCGTCGACCTCGACCACGGTGACACGGCCACCGTTGCCGCGGAGATCGCCAGCCACGGCCCGGACGTCGTGGTCGAGGAGCCCGCGCAGCTGCGCCAGGACGTCGTCGAGCGCCTCCGGGCCGTCGTCGGTGCGCACGAGGAGGTCCCGGCATGA
- a CDS encoding FKBP-type peptidyl-prolyl cis-trans isomerase produces MPFDPNTTKPEIDFPGDTPPNDLVVEDVTVGDGAEVTPGSPIQAHYVGVAHSTGEEFDASWNRGAPLAFTAGVGQVIQGWDQGLIGMKEGGRRKITIPPHLGYGDQGAGNVIKGGETLIFVVDLVQVG; encoded by the coding sequence ATGCCGTTCGACCCGAACACCACCAAGCCGGAGATCGACTTCCCCGGGGACACCCCGCCCAACGATCTGGTCGTCGAGGACGTCACCGTCGGTGACGGCGCCGAGGTGACCCCCGGTTCGCCGATCCAGGCGCACTACGTCGGAGTCGCCCACTCGACCGGCGAGGAGTTCGACGCCTCGTGGAACCGCGGTGCGCCGCTGGCCTTCACCGCCGGTGTCGGCCAGGTCATCCAGGGCTGGGACCAGGGGCTGATCGGCATGAAGGAGGGTGGTCGACGCAAGATCACCATCCCGCCCCACCTCGGCTACGGCGACCAGGGCGCCGGCAATGTCATCAAGGGCGGCGAGACCCTGATCTTCGTCGTCGACCTGGTGCAGGTCGGCTGA